In Symmachiella dynata, the following are encoded in one genomic region:
- a CDS encoding DinB family protein: protein MLYTNLLNEYASAPEILRETVAGMTTEQLDAVPIPGKWSTRQVICHIADFETVYADRMKRVIAESEPTFFGGDPDTFAAHLAYGQREVGDEIQLIESVRGQMARILRTLSSKDFRREGIHSENGQVSLGLLLEGITEHIPHHLHFIKEKQKALKL, encoded by the coding sequence ATGCTCTACACCAATCTACTCAATGAATACGCCTCAGCTCCGGAGATATTGCGGGAGACCGTGGCGGGAATGACGACCGAGCAACTCGATGCGGTGCCGATTCCTGGAAAATGGTCGACACGGCAAGTCATCTGCCACATTGCCGACTTCGAAACCGTTTATGCCGACCGAATGAAACGGGTCATCGCCGAGAGCGAGCCGACGTTTTTCGGCGGAGATCCTGACACGTTTGCAGCCCATTTGGCCTATGGCCAGCGCGAAGTCGGTGATGAAATCCAGCTGATTGAATCCGTGCGGGGCCAGATGGCGCGGATCTTGCGGACATTAAGTTCCAAAGATTTTCGCCGCGAGGGAATTCATTCCGAAAACGGTCAGGTTTCACTAGGCTTATTATTGGAAGGCATCACCGAACACATTCCGCATCATCTTCACTTTATCAAAGAAAAGCAAAAGGCGCTGAAATTGTAA
- the lepA gene encoding translation elongation factor 4 — protein MKHIRNFCIIAHIDHGKSTLADRLIQTCGGVTQRELHEQMLDSMEIERERGITIKSNTITLDYRAPDGNDYQLNLIDTPGHVDFSHEVRRSLMACEGALIIVDASQGVEAQTVANLYLALEHDLTLLPVINKIDLPSADTDRAREAIDAELGLDPFEAIPISAKNGLGIEDVMIGIVEKLPPPQGDPEAPLKALVFDAQFDKFRGVILQVRVLEGTLKPRDTILFMHAGRNFTVDEVGYNQFKLNPKPQLSAGEVGYVVAGVKSVQDIEIGDTITLQDRPTAEAIPGYQKARQVVFSSIYPMDTGDYVELTKALDKLVINDAALTYEKDSSAALGFGFRCGFLGLLHLDVIQERLRREFDIGLIITAPSVKYNLTLVDGTTLEVDNPSNWPHPTKIQSASEPYIKASILTPETYVGPVMELCREHRSESQTMNYLSASRIEVTSVMPLGEVLFDFYGKLKMITRGYGSFDYEPIEYRTTDVVKVDILINKEPVDTLSYLVHREKARPRALHYCERLAKEIPRHQFKIPVQGAIGGEIIARTTIAPFRKDVTEKLYGGDVTRKKKLLEKQKKGKAKMKQFGSVNIPQKAFVSVLRAEND, from the coding sequence ATGAAACACATTCGAAATTTCTGCATCATTGCACATATTGACCACGGCAAGTCAACATTGGCCGACCGGCTGATTCAGACCTGTGGGGGCGTTACGCAACGTGAGCTGCACGAACAGATGCTCGACTCGATGGAAATCGAGCGCGAACGGGGCATCACCATTAAAAGCAATACGATTACGCTCGATTACCGGGCCCCGGATGGAAATGATTATCAGTTAAATCTGATCGATACGCCGGGCCACGTCGACTTTTCGCACGAAGTCCGACGGTCATTGATGGCCTGCGAAGGAGCATTGATCATTGTCGATGCGTCGCAGGGAGTGGAAGCGCAGACGGTTGCGAACCTCTACTTGGCGCTGGAGCACGATCTGACCTTGCTACCGGTGATCAACAAAATCGACCTTCCCTCGGCGGACACCGATCGTGCGCGCGAAGCGATTGATGCGGAATTGGGACTCGATCCGTTCGAGGCGATCCCGATATCTGCCAAAAATGGCCTCGGCATTGAAGATGTGATGATTGGGATCGTCGAGAAGTTACCGCCTCCCCAAGGCGATCCGGAGGCGCCACTCAAGGCACTCGTATTCGACGCGCAGTTCGATAAATTTCGCGGGGTGATTCTGCAGGTCCGCGTGCTGGAAGGCACCCTCAAGCCGCGGGATACGATCCTCTTCATGCACGCCGGTCGCAATTTCACGGTCGACGAGGTGGGCTACAACCAGTTCAAGCTCAACCCCAAACCACAGCTCAGCGCCGGCGAAGTCGGTTATGTCGTCGCCGGTGTCAAAAGCGTTCAGGACATCGAGATCGGCGATACAATCACCCTGCAGGACCGGCCGACTGCAGAAGCCATTCCCGGCTACCAAAAAGCGCGACAGGTTGTCTTTTCGTCCATCTATCCCATGGACACGGGTGATTACGTGGAGCTGACCAAAGCTCTGGATAAACTCGTGATCAACGACGCGGCACTCACCTATGAAAAGGACAGCTCCGCGGCTCTGGGCTTCGGGTTTCGTTGCGGGTTTCTCGGATTGCTGCATCTGGATGTGATTCAAGAGCGTTTGCGGCGAGAATTTGACATCGGCCTGATCATCACAGCTCCTTCGGTGAAGTACAACCTGACATTGGTGGACGGTACAACGCTCGAAGTCGACAACCCGAGTAACTGGCCCCATCCGACAAAGATCCAATCCGCCAGCGAACCCTACATCAAAGCTTCGATTCTGACTCCCGAGACGTACGTCGGTCCTGTCATGGAACTGTGCAGGGAACATCGCTCGGAAAGCCAGACGATGAACTATCTGTCCGCCAGCCGCATCGAAGTCACCAGCGTGATGCCGCTCGGCGAGGTCCTGTTCGATTTCTACGGCAAGCTGAAAATGATCACGCGCGGATACGGATCATTTGACTACGAGCCGATCGAGTATCGAACCACCGATGTGGTGAAAGTCGATATTTTAATCAACAAGGAACCGGTCGACACGCTTTCCTATCTGGTGCATCGCGAAAAAGCACGGCCGCGAGCACTCCACTACTGCGAACGACTTGCCAAAGAAATTCCCCGTCACCAATTCAAGATTCCGGTCCAGGGGGCCATTGGCGGTGAAATCATTGCACGAACAACAATCGCGCCGTTTCGCAAGGACGTGACCGAGAAGCTATATGGTGGCGACGTGACGCGCAAGAAGAAGCTGCTCGAAAAGCAGAAGAAGGGGAAGGCAAAGATGAAGCAGTTCGGCAGCGTCAATATTCCCCAAAAAGCGTTCGTCTCCGTTCTTCGCGCCGAGAACGACTAG
- a CDS encoding DUF1559 domain-containing protein — protein MTKRLWLVYFVSLCVLLPGCAKEEEAAPPAQQAPVAVAKPKPKPKPAPPAPPREPVEVTSLIPPSLTAAMGAKVDALPGISEKMGVDFAAEFRPATMILALSGFQLADVEEFWVGSNPATREGALCAKMVKQYDRAQLRGLLQIGEPLGKIDGIELHALPSPDGAESAVAFVDEKVLMLGSRKTVESALKKPVDGPVTLGLAAANTESPAYWVAGGADAYLQQLAFHGFGGFSANSDANVPPVGFALVFPSKSLPGSRNGAGGRAPKKGVNVRLRSRGEQEEEEEEERRRGKGKGKERRLERGLERGLAKDKDKDNENDRGNKNAVENKGFAGGLRPRTTATTKPSNGTIAVTLGFAFQDDQQAVRMERRVRSVMDSLPDKLKTAATYNVAWIDSGKDGSHRGADANATPLGILGKQLGKQLGNTPRQLPHEFGPAEHPTAVPSPALPQVRPLWAKDKDKGDGRSGRRRKGPQPRNNNAGRDGANERNKRDDGDGRSRFGIRPPSNRQNSDPGIQFQTVNVAFEYELTRENNFLRVDATMDLPPSMISVAAASQQAVGGSLHGGGLHPGTLAMVSASMNFWSNQAGGNRRGVRMVKDMPIVGGYSWMTELLPYMGYAELYGGLDFEKSWITNPENHRIARTVIPEFLNPGADTAKWQGYPYNGLGLTHFVGMSGVEDGPNVVAAALSRNDPRAGFFGYNDIAKPREITDGASKTIMLIGSGRLAGPWIQGGGATIRGAREPYFDELSGFQSPGLKTPGSVVLFADGSSREISANIDPAVFRAMCTIHGAETVDIPSGQPLQTGIPAPTPTPAPAAENRLQGVIDFFKSGGQ, from the coding sequence ATGACCAAGCGACTCTGGCTGGTGTATTTTGTTTCGCTGTGCGTCTTGCTCCCTGGCTGTGCAAAAGAAGAAGAGGCGGCGCCGCCAGCGCAACAAGCACCGGTCGCCGTTGCCAAACCGAAGCCAAAACCCAAACCGGCCCCCCCAGCCCCCCCGCGTGAGCCGGTGGAGGTGACGTCGCTCATCCCCCCCTCGCTGACAGCTGCTATGGGCGCGAAGGTCGATGCGTTGCCGGGAATTTCCGAAAAAATGGGTGTTGATTTTGCCGCTGAATTTCGGCCAGCCACAATGATTTTGGCGTTGTCCGGTTTTCAACTTGCGGATGTTGAAGAATTTTGGGTCGGCTCGAACCCCGCAACCAGAGAGGGGGCTCTCTGTGCGAAAATGGTCAAACAGTACGACCGTGCCCAGTTAAGGGGCTTGCTGCAAATCGGAGAACCGTTGGGCAAGATCGACGGGATTGAACTCCATGCGTTACCGTCGCCGGACGGTGCTGAAAGTGCGGTAGCGTTTGTCGATGAAAAAGTCCTCATGCTGGGAAGCCGCAAAACGGTGGAGTCCGCTTTGAAAAAGCCAGTCGACGGGCCGGTGACTTTAGGACTCGCTGCCGCGAATACCGAATCGCCTGCCTACTGGGTGGCCGGTGGTGCTGACGCCTATTTGCAACAATTAGCGTTCCATGGCTTTGGCGGATTCTCGGCGAACTCCGACGCGAATGTCCCCCCTGTTGGTTTTGCACTGGTCTTTCCATCCAAATCGCTCCCGGGATCCAGGAATGGTGCGGGTGGGCGGGCCCCCAAGAAAGGGGTCAATGTGCGTCTTCGCAGTCGTGGGGAGCAGGAGGAGGAAGAAGAGGAAGAGAGACGACGCGGCAAGGGAAAGGGAAAAGAACGAAGACTGGAGCGAGGCCTGGAGAGAGGTTTGGCAAAAGACAAAGATAAAGACAATGAGAATGATCGGGGCAATAAGAACGCGGTGGAAAACAAAGGATTTGCCGGGGGACTCCGACCGCGCACTACCGCCACCACCAAACCATCAAACGGCACGATCGCTGTTACGCTTGGATTTGCTTTTCAGGACGACCAACAGGCTGTACGAATGGAACGCCGTGTGCGAAGCGTGATGGACTCTCTGCCGGACAAATTAAAAACGGCCGCGACCTACAACGTCGCATGGATCGATTCCGGAAAAGATGGGAGCCATCGGGGAGCCGACGCCAATGCCACCCCCCTGGGAATATTGGGTAAGCAACTCGGCAAACAACTCGGTAATACCCCGCGCCAACTTCCTCACGAATTCGGTCCTGCGGAACACCCCACTGCGGTGCCCTCCCCGGCTCTTCCGCAAGTACGCCCCCTTTGGGCTAAAGATAAAGACAAAGGGGATGGTAGAAGTGGGCGTCGACGCAAAGGGCCTCAACCAAGAAATAACAATGCTGGACGAGATGGCGCCAACGAGCGTAATAAACGGGATGATGGGGACGGCAGAAGTCGCTTTGGAATTCGTCCGCCGTCGAATCGTCAGAACAGTGATCCTGGAATTCAATTCCAGACTGTCAATGTTGCGTTTGAATATGAATTGACGCGTGAAAACAATTTTCTGCGTGTAGATGCCACGATGGATCTGCCCCCCTCAATGATTTCCGTCGCCGCAGCGTCTCAACAAGCGGTCGGTGGGTCACTGCATGGTGGCGGACTGCATCCTGGAACCCTCGCAATGGTTTCCGCATCGATGAATTTCTGGAGCAATCAAGCAGGCGGCAATCGTCGCGGAGTCCGGATGGTCAAAGATATGCCCATTGTCGGTGGGTACAGCTGGATGACCGAACTGCTCCCCTATATGGGGTATGCGGAACTGTATGGGGGATTGGACTTCGAAAAGAGTTGGATTACGAATCCGGAGAATCATCGCATCGCCCGCACGGTGATTCCGGAATTCCTCAACCCCGGCGCCGACACCGCCAAATGGCAAGGCTATCCCTACAATGGACTGGGACTGACGCATTTTGTCGGGATGTCGGGAGTGGAAGACGGACCGAATGTTGTGGCAGCGGCGTTGAGTCGAAACGATCCCCGCGCGGGATTCTTTGGCTATAACGATATCGCAAAACCGCGTGAGATCACCGACGGCGCGAGCAAGACCATCATGCTGATTGGTTCGGGCCGCTTGGCCGGTCCTTGGATACAGGGTGGGGGCGCCACAATTCGCGGAGCGCGAGAACCTTACTTTGACGAACTGAGCGGATTCCAATCCCCTGGTTTGAAAACTCCCGGCAGCGTTGTTCTCTTCGCTGACGGCTCCAGCCGCGAAATCTCGGCCAACATCGACCCGGCAGTGTTTCGCGCCATGTGTACGATTCATGGTGCCGAGACGGTGGATATTCCCAGCGGACAGCCGTTGCAAACCGGGATTCCCGCACCCACGCCAACTCCAGCACCGGCTGCTGAAAACCGCTTGCAAGGCGTGATCGATTTCTTCAAATCTGGTGGTCAATAA
- a CDS encoding prenyltransferase/squalene oxidase repeat-containing protein, which yields MIMNILLTTALLAAPPEAETLSSPSSVEAQRADIVKKGLTFLRDKGQDADGAISPRVGSGVTSLAITAGLRNGLKLNDPLVTRGLKYLESKIQTDGGIYASDRLRNYETCVAIMALAEANRVAGDGRYDTALKNAERFVRGLQIGAGDGIDKADPHFGGVGYSGKERPDLSNTAFLIEALHAVDTPSNDVALQRALLFVSRCQNLEGEGNDTQFADKVNDGGFYYVIPTEKVDPSTSERYTPNGGLRSYGSMTYAGFKSLVYSGLTKDDPRAKAALKWISQHYSVSKNPGQGRAGLFYYYNTLGSALEASGLDVITTPDGEQTWRTDLVQQLAKSQRPDGSWVNENRQWFENDPRLCTAFALLSLAHAKGESK from the coding sequence ATGATCATGAACATCCTATTGACGACCGCACTATTGGCCGCGCCGCCTGAGGCGGAAACGCTTTCGTCTCCAAGCTCCGTCGAAGCGCAACGAGCCGACATCGTCAAGAAAGGGCTGACTTTTCTCCGTGATAAAGGGCAGGATGCAGATGGGGCGATCTCGCCGCGAGTTGGCTCGGGAGTCACATCGCTCGCCATTACCGCTGGTCTGCGTAACGGGCTCAAGCTGAACGACCCACTCGTTACGCGGGGGCTTAAATACCTCGAAAGTAAAATCCAGACCGATGGCGGGATCTATGCCAGCGACCGGTTACGCAACTATGAGACGTGCGTAGCAATCATGGCGCTCGCAGAGGCGAATCGTGTTGCCGGTGACGGGCGGTACGACACGGCCTTGAAGAACGCGGAGCGGTTTGTTCGCGGACTGCAGATCGGCGCCGGCGATGGAATCGACAAGGCCGACCCGCATTTCGGCGGCGTCGGTTACAGCGGCAAGGAACGGCCGGATTTGTCCAACACCGCATTTTTGATCGAGGCGTTGCACGCGGTAGACACACCCTCCAATGATGTGGCCTTGCAGCGAGCACTGCTCTTCGTCTCCCGTTGCCAAAACCTCGAAGGAGAGGGGAACGACACGCAGTTTGCCGACAAAGTCAACGACGGGGGCTTCTACTATGTGATCCCCACTGAAAAGGTCGATCCCTCGACGTCGGAGCGGTACACACCCAACGGGGGGCTGCGGAGTTACGGTTCGATGACCTATGCCGGGTTCAAAAGCTTGGTTTACTCCGGCCTGACCAAGGATGACCCGCGGGCCAAGGCCGCCCTCAAATGGATTTCGCAACATTACTCGGTCAGTAAGAATCCGGGCCAAGGACGCGCCGGGCTGTTCTACTACTACAACACGCTGGGTTCCGCTCTCGAAGCCTCGGGATTGGATGTCATTACCACGCCCGATGGCGAGCAGACTTGGCGAACCGACCTAGTGCAGCAACTCGCCAAGTCGCAGCGTCCCGACGGGTCTTGGGTGAACGAGAACCGGCAGTGGTTTGAGAACGATCCAAGGCTGTGCACGGCGTTCGCATTGCTTTCGCTCGCGCATGCGAAGGGAGAATCGAAATGA
- a CDS encoding DUF542 domain-containing protein yields MQCDLETSVPDWVIEYPQSLAVFQKLGIDYSCGGISLDYACQQAGQEPNSVLQQLRQVIMADRDDETGASSS; encoded by the coding sequence ATGCAATGTGACCTGGAAACCAGCGTCCCCGATTGGGTGATCGAGTACCCGCAGTCGTTGGCAGTCTTTCAGAAATTGGGAATCGACTATTCCTGCGGCGGAATCTCGTTGGACTATGCCTGCCAACAAGCGGGACAGGAACCCAATTCGGTTTTGCAGCAACTGCGCCAAGTCATCATGGCGGACCGTGATGACGAAACCGGCGCATCATCGTCCTGA